One region of Pelorhabdus rhamnosifermentans genomic DNA includes:
- the menC gene encoding o-succinylbenzoate synthase: protein MKIDRIDIIRVKVPFVHPFETSFTRFVERDALLIKIYSEGLIGYGECKAFYAPLYNPEDNGTCHHVIKDILVPLLLHKEIAGPEEFIEKVSFIRGNRLAIASVENALWDLTSQREGKSLKTLIGGTRDEVKVGVSLGIEATIPDLLKKIEKYLAQGYHRTKIKIRPGWDIEVIKEVRRHYPDITLTVDANSDYTLADIDLFKAMDEYNLCYIEQPLGENDIIDHAVLQKAIKTRLCLDESIISLEAARQAIELGSCKVINVKSSRVGGISESIKIHDLCRKHGIPLWVGGMTELGIGRVQNISLASMPHFTLANDIAASNRYFDEDITIPTVNITERCTLIVPDETNGVSYTVDEKAIDRLMVSRDIFK from the coding sequence ATGAAAATAGATCGCATAGATATCATTCGGGTGAAAGTTCCGTTTGTCCATCCGTTTGAAACTAGTTTTACCCGTTTTGTGGAAAGGGATGCCTTGCTGATAAAAATATATTCTGAAGGCTTGATCGGATACGGGGAGTGCAAGGCATTCTATGCTCCTCTCTATAACCCGGAGGATAATGGAACTTGTCATCACGTTATTAAGGATATTTTAGTACCTCTCTTGTTGCATAAGGAGATTGCAGGACCCGAAGAATTTATAGAGAAAGTGTCTTTTATTCGCGGCAACCGTCTGGCTATTGCCAGTGTGGAAAATGCATTATGGGATCTTACATCGCAGCGCGAGGGAAAATCGCTTAAGACATTAATCGGCGGCACCCGTGACGAAGTAAAGGTAGGGGTTAGTCTGGGCATTGAAGCGACAATTCCGGATTTACTTAAAAAAATTGAAAAATATTTGGCCCAAGGTTATCATCGTACGAAAATTAAAATCCGTCCGGGCTGGGATATTGAAGTAATCAAGGAAGTACGGCGCCATTATCCGGATATTACGCTGACCGTGGATGCCAATTCTGACTATACGCTGGCAGATATTGATTTGTTTAAAGCCATGGACGAATATAATCTGTGCTATATTGAACAGCCGCTCGGGGAAAATGATATCATTGACCATGCAGTGCTTCAAAAGGCGATTAAAACGCGACTGTGCCTTGATGAAAGCATTATTTCTCTGGAAGCCGCCAGGCAAGCCATTGAGCTTGGCAGCTGCAAGGTCATTAATGTAAAATCAAGCCGGGTCGGTGGGATTTCAGAGTCCATCAAAATCCATGATTTATGCAGGAAGCATGGCATTCCCCTTTGGGTCGGCGGGATGACCGAGCTCGGTATTGGCCGTGTGCAGAACATATCGCTTGCCAGTATGCCGCATTTCACTTTGGCCAATGATATTGCGGCAAGCAATCGTTACTTTGACGAAGATATTACCATACCGACTGTAAATATTACGGAACGTTGTACGCTTATTGTCCCTGACGAAACTAATGGAGTTTCGTATACAGTAGATGAAAAGGCAATTGACAGGCTGATGGTCAGCCGGGACATATTTAAGTAA
- the menC gene encoding o-succinylbenzoate synthase, whose product MKIKKIVLRKMEMGLKVPFETSFGVTRTKKFIVAEIYSKDYVGYGDCSAFAAPWYNEETIESAWYVIEQFLIPTLFSTDEISCPEKMYEQFAWIRRNKMAKAAVDCALWDLYAKEQNIPLSKALGSTRDKIETGVSLGIQKSPEDLVRVVEKYMGEGYRRVKVKVKPGKDIEYLSAVRKEFGDIMLMADANSAYTLNDLELFKELDKLNLLMIEQPLADDDIVDHVKLQSVMKTRICLDESIHSVEDARKAIELGSMKTINIKVARVGGLTEARKIHDLCAKHSMPVWCGGMLDTGIGRAHNISVASLPNYQFPGDVPASDRYYEHDFMSPSVTIDKNAMIQVPDKPGIGFEPVPELLERFTYEKKEFLR is encoded by the coding sequence ATGAAAATAAAAAAAATTGTACTGCGCAAAATGGAAATGGGTTTAAAAGTGCCATTTGAAACAAGTTTTGGCGTTACACGTACGAAAAAGTTTATCGTAGCTGAAATTTATTCCAAAGATTATGTGGGTTATGGCGATTGTTCGGCTTTTGCCGCTCCTTGGTATAATGAGGAAACGATCGAGTCTGCTTGGTATGTTATCGAACAGTTTCTTATTCCGACACTGTTCAGCACGGACGAAATCTCCTGTCCGGAAAAAATGTACGAACAGTTTGCCTGGATTCGTCGTAATAAGATGGCAAAAGCCGCTGTGGACTGTGCGCTGTGGGATCTTTATGCCAAAGAACAAAATATTCCGCTCTCTAAGGCTTTAGGGAGTACGCGGGATAAAATAGAAACAGGCGTCAGCTTAGGAATTCAGAAAAGCCCGGAAGATCTTGTTAGAGTTGTTGAAAAATACATGGGCGAAGGCTATAGAAGGGTTAAAGTCAAAGTTAAGCCTGGTAAAGATATTGAATATTTATCCGCTGTCCGTAAAGAGTTCGGTGATATCATGCTGATGGCTGATGCTAATTCAGCGTATACGCTGAATGACCTGGAGTTATTTAAAGAACTGGATAAGCTCAATCTCCTTATGATTGAACAGCCGCTAGCCGATGATGACATTGTTGACCATGTCAAGTTGCAGTCGGTAATGAAGACAAGAATTTGCCTTGATGAAAGCATTCATTCTGTGGAAGACGCCCGCAAAGCGATTGAACTTGGCAGTATGAAAACCATTAATATTAAAGTTGCCCGTGTTGGCGGTCTTACGGAAGCCCGAAAAATACATGATCTATGCGCCAAGCACAGCATGCCGGTATGGTGCGGCGGTATGCTAGATACTGGCATTGGCCGGGCACATAATATTTCGGTAGCGTCGCTGCCGAATTATCAGTTCCCTGGCGATGTTCCAGCTTCTGACCGCTACTATGAACATGATTTTATGTCGCCGTCTGTGACTATTGACAAAAATGCCATGATCCAGGTTCCTGACAAGCCCGGAATTGGTTTTGAACCTGTTCCGGAATTATTAGAACGTTTCACATATGAGAAAAAAGAATTTTTAAGATAA